A section of the Streptomyces sp. V3I8 genome encodes:
- a CDS encoding zf-HC2 domain-containing protein gives MSDPNEIRDPGVPAWHVAEEDLRAYGRGELAPPVLWSADTHLMACARCRAVLAEVSDPVPLDDGWERLDAELDAPRPGLLESLLVRIGVADHTARLLAATPVLRLSWLGAVVAVLAMTVIAANSVRAPGTISLFLALAPLLPLAGVALSYGPALDPTYEMAVVSPMHGFRLLMIRTVPVLAVALVLNGLATLALPAYGLRALAWLLPALALTATGLALTPRLGPVLAPGLVGGAWITVLMVARGADDGTLAPYTVPGQGAAAAVAVLAAGFFYLRRDRFDAVSAHPPFTGLPGGGAM, from the coding sequence ATGAGCGACCCGAACGAGATCCGCGACCCGGGCGTCCCGGCCTGGCACGTGGCGGAGGAAGACCTCCGGGCGTACGGGCGGGGCGAGCTGGCGCCACCGGTGCTCTGGTCGGCCGACACCCATCTGATGGCCTGCGCACGCTGCCGGGCGGTCCTCGCCGAAGTGAGCGACCCGGTTCCGCTCGACGATGGCTGGGAGCGGCTCGACGCCGAGCTGGACGCGCCGCGCCCCGGTCTCCTGGAGTCGCTGCTCGTACGGATCGGGGTGGCCGACCACACGGCACGGCTTCTCGCGGCCACTCCCGTGCTGCGGCTGTCCTGGCTGGGCGCGGTCGTCGCCGTCCTGGCCATGACGGTGATCGCGGCCAACTCCGTCCGGGCGCCGGGGACCATCTCGCTGTTCCTCGCCCTGGCCCCGCTGCTGCCCCTCGCGGGGGTCGCGCTGTCGTACGGTCCCGCGCTCGACCCGACCTACGAGATGGCCGTGGTGTCACCGATGCACGGGTTCCGGCTGCTGATGATCCGCACCGTTCCCGTGCTGGCCGTCGCTCTGGTGCTGAACGGCCTGGCGACGCTCGCGCTCCCCGCGTACGGGCTGCGGGCCCTGGCCTGGCTGCTGCCCGCGCTGGCGCTCACCGCGACCGGGCTCGCGCTGACGCCCCGGCTGGGTCCGGTCCTCGCGCCCGGGCTGGTCGGCGGGGCGTGGATCACCGTGCTGATGGTCGCCCGGGGGGCCGACGACGGCACCCTCGCGCCGTACACGGTGCCGGGGCAGGGGGCCGCCGCCGCGGTCGCCGTGCTGGCCGCCGGGTTCTTCTACCTCCGCCGCGACCGCTTCGACGCGGTCTCCGCGCATCCGCCGTTCACGGGCCTGCCGGGCGGGGGTGCGATGTGA
- a CDS encoding metal-sensitive transcriptional regulator → MTTTEAGATAPSGRTARTSTARDTGTETDGGAADGAAARFDVEGAARIVTDHDRGIHGYHQQKDEHLKRLRRIEGQVRGLQRMVDEDVYCIDILTQVSASTKALQSFALQLLEEHLRHCVADAAVKGGAEIDAKVEEATKAIARLLRT, encoded by the coding sequence ATGACGACCACCGAGGCCGGCGCGACGGCGCCCTCCGGCAGGACCGCGCGGACGAGTACCGCGCGGGATACCGGTACCGAGACGGACGGCGGCGCGGCGGACGGCGCGGCGGCCCGGTTCGACGTGGAGGGTGCCGCGCGGATCGTCACCGACCACGACCGCGGGATCCACGGCTACCACCAGCAGAAGGACGAGCACCTCAAGCGGCTGCGGCGGATCGAGGGCCAGGTCCGCGGCCTGCAGCGCATGGTCGACGAGGACGTCTACTGCATCGACATACTCACCCAGGTCTCGGCCTCCACGAAGGCCCTGCAGTCCTTCGCCCTGCAGCTCCTGGAGGAGCACCTGCGCCACTGCGTCGCGGACGCCGCGGTCAAGGGCGGAGCCGAGATCGACGCCAAGGTGGAGGAGGCGACGAAGGCGATCGCGCGGCTGCTTCGTACGTGA
- a CDS encoding RNA degradosome polyphosphate kinase, translating to MNPAPPEPSPPPEREPSPERGNGGPRLRAALTPAASDAPVSGPARKNGFMSQPNAQAQVQAQHPQPSVGSIAAHRPHTVAANVSDLEPDLDADLDAYEDTVQDGVQLPQGRFLDRERSWLAFNERVLELAEDPSTPLLERAKFLAIFASNLDEFFMVRVAGLKRRIATGVATRSASGLQPREVLEMIWARSRELMARHAACYQEDVAPQLVEEGIHLVRWSELSEKEQARLFTLFRHQIFPVLTPLAVDPAHPFPYISGLSLNLAVVVRNPVSGHRHFARVKVPPLLSRFLEASPDRFVPIEDVIAAHLEELFPGMEVLQHHAFRVTRNEDLEVEEDDAENLLQALEKELMRRRLGPPVRLEVEESIDRYVLDLLVRELKISEAEVYPLPGPLDLTGLFGIGALDRPELKYPKFIAGTHRDLAEVESASAPDIFAALRERDVLLHHPYDSFSTSVQAFLEQAAADPDVLAIKQTLYRTSGDSPIVDALIEAAEAGKQVLVLVEIKARFDEQANIKWARKLEEAGCHVVYGLVGLKTHCKLSLVVRQEGDTLRRYCHVGTGNYHPKTARLYEDLGLLTADPQVGADLSDLFNRLSGYSRRETYRRLLVAPKSLRDGLIARINKEVQHHRAGRPAYVRIKVNSMVDEALIDALYRASQAGVPVDVWVRGICAVRPGVTGLSENIRVRSILGRFLEHSRVFGFGNGGEPEVWIGSADMMHRNLDRRIEALVRITDPAHRSALARLFETGMSDSTSSWHLGPDGEWTRHAADAEGQPLRNVQEMLIDARRRRRGTATP from the coding sequence ATGAACCCCGCCCCGCCCGAGCCCTCGCCTCCGCCCGAGCGCGAGCCCTCCCCCGAGAGGGGGAACGGGGGCCCGCGTCTCCGCGCGGCGCTCACGCCCGCCGCCTCCGACGCGCCTGTTTCCGGCCCGGCACGGAAGAATGGGTTCATGAGCCAGCCCAACGCACAGGCACAGGTACAGGCACAGCACCCGCAGCCGTCCGTCGGATCCATCGCCGCGCACCGCCCGCACACCGTGGCGGCGAACGTCTCCGACCTGGAACCCGACCTCGACGCCGACCTCGACGCGTACGAGGACACCGTGCAGGACGGCGTCCAGCTTCCCCAGGGCCGTTTCCTCGACCGGGAGCGCAGCTGGCTCGCCTTCAACGAGCGGGTCCTCGAACTCGCCGAGGACCCGAGCACGCCGCTGCTCGAACGCGCGAAGTTCCTGGCCATCTTCGCCAGCAACCTGGACGAGTTCTTCATGGTCCGGGTGGCCGGCCTGAAGCGGCGCATCGCCACCGGCGTGGCCACCCGCTCGGCCTCGGGCCTGCAGCCCCGCGAGGTGCTGGAGATGATCTGGGCCCGCTCGCGCGAGCTCATGGCCCGGCACGCCGCCTGCTACCAGGAGGACGTGGCGCCCCAGCTCGTGGAGGAGGGCATCCACCTCGTCCGCTGGAGCGAGCTGTCCGAGAAGGAGCAGGCCCGCCTCTTCACGCTCTTCCGCCACCAGATCTTCCCGGTCCTGACCCCCCTCGCGGTCGACCCGGCGCACCCCTTCCCGTACATCTCGGGGCTGTCCCTGAACCTCGCGGTCGTCGTGCGCAACCCGGTCTCCGGCCACCGCCACTTCGCGCGCGTGAAGGTCCCGCCGCTGCTCTCCCGCTTCCTGGAGGCCTCCCCGGACCGCTTCGTCCCCATCGAGGACGTCATCGCGGCCCATCTGGAGGAGCTCTTCCCCGGGATGGAGGTCCTCCAGCACCACGCCTTCCGCGTCACCCGCAACGAGGACCTGGAGGTCGAGGAGGACGACGCCGAGAACCTGCTCCAGGCCCTGGAGAAGGAGCTCATGCGCCGCCGCCTCGGGCCGCCGGTGCGCCTGGAGGTCGAGGAGTCCATCGACCGGTACGTACTGGACCTGCTGGTACGCGAGCTGAAGATCTCCGAGGCCGAGGTGTACCCCCTGCCGGGTCCCCTGGACCTCACGGGCCTCTTCGGCATCGGCGCCCTCGACCGGCCCGAGCTGAAGTACCCGAAGTTCATCGCGGGCACCCACCGCGACCTCGCCGAGGTCGAGTCGGCGTCCGCGCCCGACATCTTCGCGGCCCTGCGCGAACGCGACGTCCTGCTGCACCACCCGTACGACTCCTTCTCCACCTCCGTCCAGGCGTTCCTGGAGCAGGCGGCGGCGGACCCCGACGTGCTGGCCATCAAGCAGACGCTGTACCGGACCTCGGGCGACTCGCCCATCGTCGACGCCCTCATCGAGGCCGCCGAAGCCGGCAAGCAGGTCCTCGTCCTCGTCGAGATCAAGGCGCGCTTCGACGAGCAGGCCAACATCAAGTGGGCCCGCAAGCTGGAGGAGGCCGGCTGCCACGTGGTCTACGGCCTCGTCGGCCTGAAGACCCACTGCAAGCTGTCGCTGGTGGTGCGCCAGGAGGGCGACACCCTGCGCCGCTACTGCCATGTCGGCACGGGCAACTACCACCCCAAGACCGCCCGGCTGTACGAGGACCTGGGGCTCCTGACCGCCGACCCGCAGGTGGGCGCGGACCTCTCCGACCTCTTCAACCGGCTCTCCGGCTACTCCCGCCGCGAGACCTACCGCCGTCTGCTCGTCGCGCCCAAGTCCCTGCGCGACGGCCTGATAGCGCGCATCAACAAGGAGGTCCAGCACCACCGTGCCGGACGTCCCGCCTACGTCCGCATCAAGGTCAACTCCATGGTGGACGAGGCACTCATCGACGCCCTCTACCGCGCCTCGCAGGCGGGTGTGCCGGTCGACGTGTGGGTGCGCGGCATCTGCGCGGTGCGGCCGGGCGTCACGGGCCTGTCGGAGAACATCCGCGTACGGTCCATCCTCGGCCGCTTCCTCGAACACTCGCGGGTCTTCGGCTTCGGCAACGGCGGTGAGCCCGAGGTGTGGATAGGCAGCGCCGACATGATGCACCGCAACCTCGACCGCCGTATCGAAGCCCTGGTCAGGATCACCGACCCGGCCCACCGGTCGGCCCTCGCCCGCCTGTTCGAGACCGGCATGTCCGACTCCACCTCCTCCTGGCACCTCGGCCCCGACGGCGAATGGACCCGGCACGCGGCCGACGCCGAAGGCCAGCCGCTGCGCAACGTCCAGGAGATGCTCATAGACGCCCGGAGGCGCCGGCGTGGCACAGCGACACCTTGA
- a CDS encoding NUDIX hydrolase, with the protein MHANGDPVLVDADPVLAAGCVLWRRSPDDGELQICLVHRPKYDDWSHPKGKLKRGETALAGALREVEEETGHRCAPGPGLSTLRYVANGRPKQVSYWTAEETGGRFVPNREVDRVLWLAPAAARERVTQLRDRELVDELLAVLKRV; encoded by the coding sequence GTGCACGCGAACGGAGACCCCGTGCTCGTGGACGCAGATCCGGTGCTCGCGGCGGGCTGCGTGCTGTGGCGGCGCTCGCCCGACGACGGCGAACTGCAGATCTGCCTGGTCCACCGGCCGAAGTACGACGACTGGTCGCACCCGAAGGGGAAGCTGAAGCGCGGGGAGACCGCGCTCGCCGGTGCGCTCCGCGAGGTCGAGGAGGAGACCGGGCACCGTTGTGCCCCCGGGCCCGGCCTGTCGACCCTTCGTTACGTGGCCAACGGGCGGCCGAAGCAGGTCAGCTACTGGACCGCCGAGGAGACCGGGGGCCGGTTCGTGCCCAACCGGGAGGTGGACCGGGTGCTGTGGCTGGCTCCCGCGGCGGCACGTGAGCGGGTGACGCAGCTCCGGGACCGGGAGCTGGTCGACGAGCTTCTCGCCGTGCTGAAGCGGGTCTAG
- a CDS encoding ABC transporter permease: MSITLETPAWASLAPPPPRSWAAVFALARVEARELRMTVSSLAIAVLYVAWIVWQVTERQGDYPILQNVDRGTQAMPMLVGLAVMLGVNRAVLRSRRRGTDRHFDVLVVEPWRRTAAHVLSVVPAVLFTAVCVTAEFTWAALKPGAAGHGSPAELAVGPLTVLLCGAVGVLLARLVPFVTAAPLFLVVLLFGQVFVVAPSDSDWTTWLIPVVTETGGSPFPSDLLGRPAAWHALYLVGLALCVAVLAVLVGGGRTTAVKAAVAGALALTLVGAVGQSGGTPAATTAARERISTTPEKVRSCTEHGRSSYCAFPEWTGRAADWAAVVDRVQDLAGGGAGGARLTVEQRIDARYGPSAATSLFPSTEPGHVTVGTDWGGNRVPEFAVGAASVLVAGDEKVGSQVCGARVVTIMWLALGGESDPMAAFRAVRLDDNVSGSSLILSPTEPFLMSAEQTRIVAELFQRPRYSVAGKVKARWTQLTSPGTSTARAAELLGVPASAKSAAAETDDDSCKERRS; encoded by the coding sequence ATGAGCATCACACTGGAGACACCCGCGTGGGCCTCCCTGGCGCCGCCCCCGCCGCGCTCCTGGGCAGCCGTGTTCGCCCTCGCCCGCGTCGAGGCGCGCGAACTGCGTATGACCGTCTCCTCCCTCGCCATAGCGGTCCTGTACGTGGCCTGGATCGTCTGGCAGGTCACGGAGCGCCAGGGCGACTACCCGATACTCCAGAACGTCGACCGCGGCACGCAGGCCATGCCGATGCTGGTGGGGCTCGCCGTCATGCTGGGCGTGAACCGCGCGGTCCTGCGCTCCCGGCGGCGCGGCACGGACCGGCACTTCGACGTCCTGGTCGTCGAGCCGTGGCGGCGCACGGCCGCCCATGTGCTGTCCGTCGTCCCGGCGGTCCTGTTCACGGCGGTCTGCGTCACCGCCGAGTTCACCTGGGCCGCGCTCAAGCCCGGTGCGGCGGGGCACGGTTCGCCCGCCGAACTGGCCGTCGGCCCGCTCACGGTGCTGCTGTGCGGTGCCGTCGGCGTGCTGCTGGCCCGGCTGGTCCCTTTCGTCACCGCCGCGCCGCTCTTCCTCGTCGTCCTGCTCTTCGGGCAGGTCTTCGTGGTGGCCCCGTCCGACTCCGACTGGACGACCTGGCTGATCCCGGTCGTCACCGAGACCGGCGGCAGTCCTTTCCCCTCCGACCTGCTGGGCCGCCCCGCCGCCTGGCACGCCCTGTACCTCGTCGGGCTCGCCCTGTGCGTGGCGGTGCTGGCGGTGCTGGTCGGCGGCGGACGTACGACGGCCGTCAAGGCGGCCGTCGCGGGGGCGCTCGCGCTGACGCTGGTGGGCGCGGTCGGTCAGTCCGGCGGCACCCCGGCCGCCACGACGGCGGCCCGCGAGCGGATCTCGACCACCCCGGAGAAGGTCCGCTCGTGCACCGAGCACGGCAGGTCCTCCTACTGCGCCTTCCCCGAGTGGACGGGCCGCGCCGCCGACTGGGCCGCCGTGGTCGACCGTGTCCAGGACCTCGCGGGCGGCGGGGCCGGCGGTGCGCGGCTGACCGTGGAACAGCGCATCGACGCCCGCTACGGGCCGTCCGCCGCCACCTCGCTCTTCCCGTCCACCGAACCCGGCCATGTGACGGTCGGCACGGACTGGGGCGGCAACCGTGTTCCCGAGTTCGCGGTGGGCGCCGCGTCGGTGCTGGTGGCGGGCGACGAGAAGGTGGGCAGTCAGGTGTGCGGCGCCCGCGTGGTGACGATCATGTGGCTGGCGCTGGGCGGGGAGTCCGACCCGATGGCCGCGTTCCGTGCCGTCCGCCTTGACGACAACGTCTCCGGTTCCTCTCTCATCCTGTCACCCACCGAACCCTTCCTCATGAGTGCCGAACAGACGCGGATCGTCGCGGAGTTGTTCCAGAGGCCGCGCTACAGCGTGGCGGGCAAGGTGAAGGCCAGGTGGACCCAGCTGACGTCGCCCGGGACCTCGACCGCGCGGGCGGCGGAACTGCTCGGGGTGCCGGCCTCGGCCAAGTCGGCTGCGGCGGAGACGGACGACGACTCGTGCAAGGAGCGACGGTCATGA
- a CDS encoding DUF47 domain-containing protein: MRFRLTPRETSFYDMFAASADNIVTGSKLLMELLGADSSGRAEIAERMRAAEHAGDDATHAIFHQLNSSFITPFDREDIYNLASSLDDIMDFMEEAVDLVVLYNVEELPKGVEQQIEVLARAAELTAEAMPNLRTMDNLTEYWIEVNRLENQADQIHRKLLAMLFNGKYEAIEVLKLKQIVDVLEEAADAFEHVANTVETIAVKES, from the coding sequence GTGCGATTTCGTCTGACCCCCAGGGAGACGAGTTTCTACGACATGTTCGCCGCTTCCGCGGACAACATCGTCACGGGCTCGAAGCTCCTGATGGAACTGCTCGGGGCGGACTCGTCCGGCCGAGCCGAGATCGCAGAGCGTATGCGGGCCGCGGAACACGCCGGTGACGACGCCACGCACGCGATCTTCCACCAGTTGAACTCCTCGTTCATCACGCCGTTCGACCGCGAGGACATCTACAACCTCGCCTCCTCCCTCGACGACATCATGGACTTCATGGAGGAGGCCGTCGACCTGGTCGTCCTCTACAACGTGGAGGAGCTGCCGAAGGGCGTCGAGCAGCAGATCGAGGTGCTGGCCCGGGCCGCGGAGCTCACCGCCGAGGCGATGCCGAACCTGCGCACGATGGACAACCTCACCGAGTACTGGATCGAGGTCAACCGGCTCGAGAACCAGGCCGACCAGATCCACCGCAAGCTGCTGGCCATGCTCTTCAACGGCAAGTACGAGGCCATCGAGGTGCTGAAGCTCAAGCAGATCGTGGACGTCCTCGAAGAGGCCGCCGACGCGTTCGAGCACGTGGCCAACACGGTGGAGACCATCGCGGTCAAGGAGTCCTGA
- the pstB gene encoding phosphate ABC transporter ATP-binding protein PstB: MAKRIDISGLNAYYGSFRAIEDISMAIEPRSVTAFIGPSGCGKSTFLRTLNRMHEVTPGGRVEGKVMLDDENLYGAGIDPVSVRREVGMVFQRPNPFPTMSVYDNVAAGLRLNGNYKKSELGDIVEKSLKGANLWNEVKDRLNKPGSGLSGGQQQRLCIARAIAVEPKVLLMDEPCSALDPISTLAIEDLIGELKERFTIVIVTHNMQQAARVSDRTAFFNLSAVGQPGKLIEIDETERIFSNPSVQATEDYISGRFG, from the coding sequence ATGGCCAAGCGAATCGACATCAGCGGTCTCAACGCCTACTACGGCTCGTTCCGTGCCATCGAGGACATCTCGATGGCGATCGAGCCCCGTTCGGTGACGGCCTTCATCGGCCCTTCCGGCTGCGGCAAGTCCACCTTCCTGCGCACCCTCAACCGGATGCACGAGGTGACGCCGGGCGGCCGTGTCGAGGGCAAGGTCATGCTCGACGACGAGAACCTGTACGGCGCCGGCATCGACCCGGTGTCGGTGCGACGCGAGGTCGGCATGGTCTTCCAGCGTCCGAACCCCTTCCCCACGATGTCGGTCTACGACAACGTGGCGGCGGGTCTGCGGCTCAACGGCAACTACAAGAAGTCCGAGCTCGGTGACATCGTCGAGAAGTCGCTGAAGGGCGCGAACCTCTGGAACGAGGTCAAGGACCGTCTGAACAAGCCGGGTTCCGGTCTCTCCGGTGGTCAGCAGCAGCGGCTGTGCATCGCCCGCGCGATCGCGGTCGAGCCGAAGGTGCTGCTCATGGACGAGCCCTGCTCGGCGCTCGACCCGATCTCGACCCTGGCCATCGAGGACCTGATAGGTGAGCTGAAGGAGCGTTTCACGATCGTCATCGTGACGCACAACATGCAGCAGGCGGCGCGGGTGTCCGACCGGACCGCCTTCTTCAACCTCTCGGCGGTGGGGCAGCCCGGGAAGCTCATCGAGATCGACGAGACCGAGCGGATCTTCTCCAACCCGTCCGTGCAGGCCACCGAGGACTACATCTCGGGGCGCTTCGGCTGA
- a CDS encoding inorganic phosphate transporter, with protein MDTFALIVTIGVALGFTYTNGFHDSANAIATSVSTRALTPRAALAMAAVMNLAGAFMGSGVAKTVSEGLIETPHGNRGMWILFAALVGAIVWNLVTWYFGLPSSSSHALFGGMVGAALAGGIDVIWSGVLEKVVIPMFISPVVGLVAGYLVMCAIMWLFRRSNPHKAKRGFRIAQTVSAAGMALGHGLQDAQKTMGIVVMALVIADVEDAGDPIPVWVKIACAVMLSLGTYAGGWRIMRTLGRKIIELDPPQGFAAETTGASIMFSTAFIFHAPISTTHVITSAIMGVGATKRVNAVRWGVAKNIILGWFITMPAAGLVAAVSFYIVNVAFL; from the coding sequence ATGGACACCTTCGCCTTGATCGTGACCATCGGCGTCGCGCTCGGATTCACCTACACCAACGGCTTCCACGACTCCGCCAACGCCATCGCCACCTCCGTCTCCACGCGGGCGCTGACCCCGCGGGCGGCGCTCGCGATGGCCGCGGTGATGAACCTCGCCGGCGCCTTCATGGGCAGCGGGGTCGCCAAGACCGTCAGCGAAGGCCTGATCGAGACACCGCACGGCAACCGGGGCATGTGGATCCTGTTCGCCGCCCTCGTCGGCGCCATCGTGTGGAACCTCGTCACCTGGTACTTCGGCCTCCCGTCCTCCTCCTCGCACGCGCTGTTCGGCGGCATGGTGGGCGCGGCCCTCGCGGGCGGCATCGACGTCATCTGGTCCGGCGTCCTGGAGAAGGTCGTCATCCCGATGTTCATCTCCCCCGTCGTCGGCCTGGTCGCCGGCTACCTGGTGATGTGCGCGATCATGTGGCTCTTCCGCCGCTCCAACCCGCACAAGGCCAAGCGCGGCTTCCGTATCGCGCAGACCGTCTCGGCGGCCGGCATGGCGCTCGGCCACGGTCTGCAGGACGCCCAGAAGACGATGGGCATCGTGGTGATGGCCCTGGTCATCGCGGACGTCGAGGACGCGGGCGACCCGATTCCGGTCTGGGTCAAGATCGCGTGTGCGGTGATGCTGTCGCTGGGTACGTACGCCGGCGGCTGGCGGATCATGCGCACGCTGGGGCGGAAGATCATCGAGCTGGATCCTCCGCAGGGGTTCGCGGCGGAGACGACCGGGGCGTCGATCATGTTCTCCACGGCGTTCATCTTCCACGCGCCGATCTCCACGACGCATGTCATCACGTCGGCGATCATGGGTGTCGGAGCGACGAAGCGGGTGAACGCGGTCCGCTGGGGCGTCGCGAAGAACATCATCCTCGGCTGGTTCATCACGATGCCGGCGGCCGGGCTGGTGGCGGCGGTCAGCTTCTACATCGTGAACGTGGCGTTCCTGTAG
- a CDS encoding CHAD domain-containing protein — MAQRHLDPTAGPVAGDVLTAYLRSQATEFLRALRQHRETGGAAGGGPLARAQSSVGGNGSREAVDAARALRRSARRISGTLHTFRPLLDEDWSEGMRPELAWLSGTLAREHAYGARLERLLAALQRLSGSAAFPAQVTSGVRTEKGGLTVGAARAGALLERQLTLARTRAHSAALQALGSSRFHAVADNVAVLASEVPLSAAATASAATATTTTAVATATATGLKPLAAAAEDRLCDAVTGLPLVTAGHPYNSQALVHGLSTDTAPQPQDAPWHQVRLLLRLHRYAREVVFGDEVRVDVRLLNAGQALDRHRDASEAAAAAAAAARTPRIAPATAYALGVLHADQRHEVEAARFTFQRTWTRETVGTA; from the coding sequence GTGGCACAGCGACACCTTGACCCGACGGCCGGACCCGTGGCCGGGGACGTCCTCACGGCGTATCTCCGTTCCCAGGCCACGGAGTTCCTCCGCGCGCTGCGCCAGCACCGGGAGACCGGCGGCGCGGCGGGTGGGGGTCCCCTCGCGCGAGCGCAGTCGAGCGTGGGGGGGAACGGCTCCAGGGAGGCCGTGGACGCGGCGCGCGCGCTGCGCCGCTCGGCCCGCCGCATCAGCGGCACCCTGCACACCTTCCGGCCCCTGCTCGACGAGGACTGGTCGGAGGGCATGCGCCCCGAACTGGCCTGGCTGTCAGGGACCCTGGCCCGCGAACACGCGTACGGGGCCCGTCTGGAGCGGCTGCTCGCGGCGCTGCAGCGGCTGTCGGGCTCGGCCGCGTTCCCCGCCCAGGTCACCTCCGGGGTACGCACGGAGAAAGGCGGTCTGACCGTCGGCGCGGCCAGGGCGGGCGCCCTGCTGGAGCGCCAGCTGACCCTCGCCCGGACGCGCGCCCACTCGGCCGCGCTACAGGCCCTGGGCTCCAGCCGCTTCCACGCCGTCGCCGACAACGTCGCCGTGCTGGCCAGCGAGGTCCCGCTGTCCGCCGCCGCGACGGCGAGCGCGGCCACCGCCACCACGACCACCGCTGTCGCCACCGCCACCGCCACCGGACTCAAGCCGCTGGCCGCCGCCGCGGAGGACCGCCTCTGCGACGCCGTCACCGGGCTGCCCCTGGTCACCGCGGGCCACCCCTACAACTCGCAGGCCCTCGTCCACGGCCTCTCCACCGACACGGCCCCGCAGCCCCAGGACGCCCCCTGGCACCAGGTACGCCTCCTGCTGCGCCTGCACCGGTACGCGCGCGAGGTGGTGTTCGGCGACGAAGTCCGGGTGGATGTCCGCCTGCTGAACGCCGGACAGGCCCTGGACCGGCACCGTGACGCGTCGGAGGCGGCCGCGGCGGCCGCCGCCGCGGCCCGCACGCCGCGCATCGCCCCCGCGACGGCGTACGCCCTCGGGGTGCTGCACGCGGACCAGCGGCACGAGGTGGAAGCGGCCAGGTTCACGTTTCAGCGGACCTGGACGAGGGAGACGGTCGGCACTGCGTGA
- a CDS encoding RNA polymerase sigma factor, whose protein sequence is MRETRSDGDLLRAIAADGDRRAFEELYRRYAPWLGARLRGRCSDAGTVDDVVQETFLAVWRGSARYREEGDVAGWLWRIGSRRLIDTLRGDGARGRLRQALGRLRHREEASAEERVLAGVEHGDLAGALVRLSPELRSVLQATVIDGLTTREAAVLLGIPPGTVKTRALRARKQLREELA, encoded by the coding sequence GTGAGGGAAACGAGAAGCGACGGGGATCTGCTGCGGGCCATCGCCGCGGACGGTGACCGGCGTGCCTTCGAGGAGCTGTACAGGCGGTATGCGCCCTGGCTCGGAGCGAGGCTGCGCGGCCGCTGTTCCGACGCGGGGACCGTCGACGACGTCGTGCAGGAGACCTTCCTGGCGGTGTGGCGGGGCAGCGCCCGCTACCGCGAGGAGGGGGACGTGGCCGGCTGGCTGTGGCGGATCGGTTCGCGACGGCTGATCGACACCCTGCGCGGCGACGGCGCCCGGGGAAGGCTGCGGCAGGCGCTCGGCCGGCTGCGGCACCGGGAGGAGGCGTCCGCGGAGGAGCGCGTGCTCGCGGGGGTGGAGCACGGGGACCTCGCGGGCGCCCTGGTCCGGCTGTCACCGGAACTGCGGTCGGTCCTGCAGGCCACGGTCATCGACGGGCTGACCACCCGCGAGGCGGCCGTCCTGCTCGGCATCCCGCCGGGGACGGTCAAGACACGGGCCCTGCGGGCCCGCAAGCAGCTGCGGGAGGAGTTGGCATGA
- a CDS encoding ABC transporter ATP-binding protein — protein sequence MSDLLPAPTVSAAGLTLRYGRTAALDDVSLRLGEGVTGLLGPNGAGKTTLLRVLATAVPPDRGEFSVLGNDPGTSAGRQEVRRVLGYLPQAPGFHPDFSAFEFVDYVAILKELTDRTTRHREVRRVLDAVALSDVRSKRLKKLSGGMRQRVALAAALVGDPGFLVLDEPTVGLDPEQRMRFRELIARAGEGRTVLLSTHQTEDVAMLCHRVIVMAGGRIRFEGTPAELAACAAGRVWSSTERDPGAWAGWRTGTGSFRNVGEPPEGADLLEPTLEDGYLLALDGESPEVAAA from the coding sequence ATGTCTGACCTTCTTCCGGCGCCGACGGTGTCCGCCGCCGGGCTCACCCTCCGCTACGGGAGGACGGCCGCGCTCGACGACGTGTCGCTGCGGCTCGGCGAGGGCGTCACCGGGCTGCTCGGACCCAACGGGGCGGGCAAGACGACCCTGTTGCGGGTACTGGCCACCGCCGTACCGCCGGACCGCGGAGAGTTCTCGGTCCTCGGGAACGACCCGGGCACGTCGGCCGGCCGGCAGGAGGTGCGGCGCGTGCTCGGCTATCTGCCGCAGGCGCCCGGATTCCACCCGGACTTCTCGGCGTTCGAGTTCGTCGACTACGTGGCGATCCTGAAGGAGCTGACGGACCGCACCACCCGGCACCGCGAGGTGCGGCGCGTCCTGGACGCCGTCGCGCTCTCCGACGTACGGAGCAAGCGCCTGAAGAAGCTGTCCGGCGGGATGCGCCAGCGGGTCGCCCTGGCCGCCGCGCTCGTCGGCGACCCCGGATTCCTGGTCCTGGACGAGCCGACCGTGGGTCTCGACCCGGAACAGCGCATGCGTTTTCGCGAGCTGATCGCCCGGGCGGGGGAGGGGCGGACCGTCCTGCTGTCCACACACCAGACCGAGGACGTCGCGATGCTCTGCCACCGCGTGATCGTCATGGCCGGCGGCCGTATCCGCTTCGAGGGCACCCCGGCCGAGCTGGCCGCGTGCGCGGCGGGGCGGGTGTGGAGCAGCACCGAGCGCGACCCCGGCGCCTGGGCCGGCTGGCGCACCGGTACGGGGTCCTTCCGCAACGTCGGCGAACCTCCCGAGGGCGCCGACCTGCTCGAACCGACGCTGGAGGACGGCTACTTGCTCGCCCTCGACGGCGAGTCCCCGGAGGTGGCGGCGGCATGA